One segment of Candidatus Fokinia solitaria DNA contains the following:
- the truA gene encoding tRNA pseudouridine(38-40) synthase TruA, which translates to MLYRYKMKLEYDGTKFIGWQKQPSSHGISVQQKLEDTLLAVLSKNISLFVAGRTDSGVHAINQVAHFDTDILLKLKKICTTLNYFLKNTGIIVLSIENVDLSFDARLSAKQRIYCYNILNRDAPTALFYGRVWHIFNLELNVSAMMEAATILVGTHDFTAFRSPRCQAKSPIRTIDYINISESNFPLEKTISIEFGAKSFLHNQVRLLVGGLFCVGAGKWDITKLLTVLESKSRKECHVMAPPHGLYLKKILY; encoded by the coding sequence ATGCTATATAGATACAAGATGAAGTTAGAATATGATGGCACCAAATTTATAGGATGGCAAAAACAACCATCTTCTCATGGTATAAGTGTGCAACAAAAATTAGAAGATACTCTTTTAGCTGTTCTTTCGAAAAATATATCATTATTTGTTGCTGGACGTACTGATAGCGGAGTACACGCTATCAACCAAGTGGCGCATTTTGATACTGATATACTTTTAAAGCTGAAAAAAATTTGCACAACTCTAAACTATTTTTTAAAAAACACAGGTATAATAGTACTCAGTATAGAGAATGTTGATCTTTCTTTTGATGCAAGACTTTCTGCTAAACAACGCATATATTGCTATAATATATTGAATCGCGATGCACCTACCGCATTATTTTACGGAAGAGTATGGCATATTTTTAACCTTGAGTTAAATGTATCTGCAATGATGGAAGCAGCCACTATACTTGTAGGCACTCACGACTTTACCGCTTTTCGCTCTCCAAGATGCCAAGCAAAATCTCCTATAAGGACTATCGATTACATCAACATCTCAGAATCTAACTTTCCGCTAGAAAAAACTATTAGTATAGAATTTGGCGCAAAATCTTTTTTACATAATCAAGTCAGATTACTAGTAGGAGGATTGTTCTGTGTAGGTGCAGGAAAGTGGGATATTACAAAATTGCTCACAGTTTTAGAGAGTAAATCAAGGAAAGAATGTCACGTGATGGCGCCGCCACATGGATTATATCTTAAAAAGATACTCTATTAA
- a CDS encoding ABC transporter substrate-binding protein: MAKKAFLFILASATLISVVYILLHTRSSTVIGIASYGMHSSLDEITDEIFKAIAKENREGERKITYKVEYANFDQLLIPQVVAYLHSLRPEVMIAITTPVAQSAKRMVRDIPVIFTAVNDPVKAGILTDAKHPLRNVTGVSEKQNLSFMLDFVKKIMPNAHRVGMLYSTGEASDSHLLDEMKSASMNSNFELVSYPVHSAQDIQMQLQKFKNKIDFLYVGTSGVIQPAIPIIAQECQKLGIPIINSDNKAVVDGYALASFGINYRNIGLKTAQLALSILKNKNGNFPPLQPEMKDYTSYISEKQMKIFKINQDLLPESTIFITDLG, encoded by the coding sequence GTGGCTAAGAAAGCTTTTCTTTTTATTCTTGCCAGTGCGACACTAATTTCAGTAGTGTACATTCTACTCCATACAAGAAGTAGTACAGTTATCGGTATCGCTAGTTATGGCATGCATAGCTCTTTAGATGAGATAACAGATGAAATCTTTAAAGCAATTGCAAAAGAAAATAGAGAAGGAGAAAGGAAGATCACATATAAAGTAGAATATGCAAATTTTGATCAATTGCTAATTCCTCAAGTAGTAGCATATCTGCATTCACTCAGACCAGAAGTGATGATTGCAATCACTACTCCGGTGGCGCAAAGTGCAAAGCGCATGGTAAGAGATATACCAGTAATATTTACAGCAGTAAATGATCCGGTAAAGGCTGGTATATTGACAGATGCTAAACATCCTTTACGTAATGTCACTGGCGTTTCTGAAAAACAGAATCTTAGCTTCATGTTAGATTTCGTGAAAAAAATCATGCCAAATGCGCATAGAGTCGGAATGTTGTATAGCACCGGAGAAGCGAGTGATTCTCATCTCCTGGATGAAATGAAGAGTGCGTCTATGAATAGCAATTTCGAATTAGTGTCTTACCCTGTACATTCAGCACAGGATATACAAATGCAATTACAAAAATTCAAAAATAAGATCGATTTCCTATACGTTGGCACAAGTGGAGTGATACAACCTGCCATACCAATAATTGCGCAAGAATGTCAAAAGTTAGGTATACCGATAATAAATTCTGATAATAAAGCAGTAGTAGACGGATACGCATTAGCTAGCTTTGGCATTAATTACAGAAATATAGGACTTAAAACAGCGCAACTTGCTTTAAGCATTTTAAAAAATAAGAATGGTAACTTTCCTCCATTACAGCCGGAGATGAAAGATTATACTTCATATATCAGCGAGAAACAGATGAAAATTTTCAAGATCAATCAAGATCTTCTTCCTGAGAGTACGATATTTATTACGGACTTAGGCTAG
- a CDS encoding DUF167 domain-containing protein, translating to MFCKNFFHLPKNKVLHASYWKARYNSRKVRLYHILKICKVIIEVKVIVNASKNEVVGFEQDLFGNKTLKIKVNAVPQNGKANDALIRLLATYFNISKGDITIIKGITSRTKLIKITK from the coding sequence GTGTTTTGCAAAAATTTCTTCCATCTTCCAAAAAACAAGGTTTTACATGCTTCATACTGGAAAGCGAGGTATAATTCTCGTAAAGTACGCCTGTATCATATTTTAAAAATATGTAAAGTGATAATAGAGGTAAAAGTGATAGTAAATGCTTCTAAGAATGAAGTTGTAGGATTTGAGCAAGATCTTTTTGGCAATAAAACATTAAAAATTAAAGTCAATGCAGTCCCTCAAAATGGCAAAGCAAATGATGCACTTATCAGATTACTAGCGACTTATTTCAATATTTCAAAAGGTGATATAACTATTATAAAAGGAATAACTTCAAGAACAAAATTGATAAAAATAACAAAGTAG
- a CDS encoding DUF3857 domain-containing protein: MESRFFSYILSAILYLTLLSNVAYARWESVEDVHVKCKLWNVDIHVAADGKAEVQTTEEYEIVNERARKEYGTYTLLYGENSSKIEILEAKVINGKESYEVSKDSIEIKPLASSTIGFDDVIQVIVSFPNVKVGSKLFLKYKKSIFKPVHLNHYINSLFLGSVYTEKFKMNLHSEIPLRFSVNDPDNYFAIKSDLDEKSKRAKNITLTLKKPVIIRVTEENDSYISIENYPAAFFSSFENSQEFGNSFTPRFEGVISEELPPLLQEIKTQAMKCTDIITKLNVITSLLNEKVRYMGDWREVEGKVFPRSLKKVADTGVADCKEFSSCVAAILRKMGMEVNVALVHRGKIYQSGSSSGGEALMYECNHAIVRVKEGGKVYWIDPTNFISMADGIFSDISGRGAIVLKEGGAIVDNIPEVDYTHAVTKIESKVELLNKEKREVHEEGKIEVCGENAIPFTGAELLYPRNAIERALFYIIVEGVGETTDYSSLKKKAIHIPSLTSRNVKTIPIKYSYIIPNAYSITNMGFGASIQWSEFEQYISVFDDRVSSLFVHSPYSIFSKKLFLNMSAENLQILNFQITSPWLIAKQSVKSNGKDLEIQRELHVLRKIITPKEMHSKSFRDMQEELRKHAEVVLIFNAKQ, encoded by the coding sequence ATGGAGAGTAGATTTTTTTCTTATATTTTATCAGCTATCTTATACCTTACGCTTCTTTCGAATGTTGCGTACGCTAGATGGGAATCAGTTGAAGATGTGCACGTAAAATGTAAGTTATGGAATGTTGATATACATGTTGCTGCTGACGGTAAAGCAGAAGTGCAAACAACTGAAGAATATGAGATTGTAAATGAAAGGGCGCGGAAAGAATACGGAACATATACTTTGTTATATGGAGAAAATTCTAGCAAGATAGAGATTTTAGAGGCGAAAGTTATAAATGGTAAAGAATCTTATGAAGTGTCCAAAGATTCGATAGAAATTAAGCCATTGGCAAGTAGTACCATAGGATTTGATGATGTTATTCAAGTCATTGTGTCATTTCCTAATGTAAAGGTAGGGAGTAAGTTATTTTTGAAATATAAGAAAAGCATCTTCAAGCCTGTACACTTGAATCATTACATCAATTCGCTGTTTTTAGGTTCTGTTTATACTGAAAAATTCAAAATGAACTTGCATTCAGAAATTCCGTTAAGATTTTCTGTCAATGATCCGGATAATTACTTCGCGATAAAAAGCGATTTAGATGAGAAATCTAAGAGGGCGAAAAATATTACACTTACGCTTAAAAAGCCTGTTATCATACGTGTTACGGAAGAGAATGATTCTTATATTAGCATAGAAAATTATCCAGCAGCATTCTTTTCATCATTTGAAAATTCGCAAGAATTCGGTAATTCATTTACTCCAAGATTTGAAGGCGTTATATCGGAGGAGTTACCTCCATTGCTTCAGGAGATAAAAACACAAGCTATGAAATGCACCGATATTATCACGAAGCTTAACGTAATTACCTCGTTACTAAATGAAAAAGTGAGATATATGGGAGATTGGCGAGAAGTAGAAGGAAAAGTATTTCCTCGTAGCTTGAAAAAAGTTGCTGATACAGGGGTTGCAGATTGTAAAGAATTTTCTTCTTGTGTCGCAGCAATCTTAAGAAAGATGGGGATGGAAGTGAATGTGGCATTAGTGCATCGAGGAAAGATATATCAGAGTGGCAGTAGTAGCGGAGGAGAAGCACTGATGTATGAATGCAATCATGCGATAGTACGAGTAAAGGAGGGCGGTAAAGTATACTGGATAGATCCAACAAACTTTATCAGCATGGCAGATGGTATATTTAGTGATATCAGCGGAAGAGGAGCGATAGTATTGAAGGAAGGAGGTGCAATAGTAGATAATATACCGGAAGTAGATTATACACATGCAGTAACGAAGATAGAATCGAAAGTAGAGTTATTGAATAAGGAGAAGAGAGAGGTACATGAAGAGGGAAAGATAGAGGTGTGTGGAGAGAATGCAATACCATTTACAGGAGCAGAGCTACTATATCCTAGAAACGCTATAGAACGTGCATTGTTTTATATAATAGTAGAGGGTGTAGGTGAAACAACAGACTATTCTTCTCTTAAAAAGAAAGCTATCCATATTCCTTCCCTTACTTCTAGAAATGTGAAAACTATCCCTATTAAGTATAGTTATATCATTCCTAATGCTTACTCTATAACGAATATGGGCTTTGGTGCTTCTATACAGTGGTCAGAGTTCGAGCAATACATAAGTGTTTTTGATGATAGAGTGAGTAGCTTGTTTGTGCATTCACCTTATTCTATTTTTTCAAAAAAGCTGTTTCTCAATATGAGTGCAGAGAATCTGCAAATTTTGAATTTTCAGATCACTTCTCCGTGGTTAATAGCTAAACAATCGGTAAAATCAAATGGAAAAGATTTAGAAATACAGAGAGAGTTACACGTATTAAGAAAAATCATCACTCCGAAAGAAATGCACTCTAAAAGCTTTCGTGATATGCAAGAAGAGTTACGAAAACATGCAGAAGTGGTATTAATATTTAACGCTAAACAATAG
- the recA gene encoding recombinase RecA, whose product MTTTFKKDSNNQEGRDIALKTAISAIKKAHGSGAIMVLGEERQEFVETFPSGSIGLDIALGNGGFPKGRIIEIYGLESSGKTTIALQAVAEVQKRNGVAAFIDAEHAFDRSYASRIGVDVENLVVSQPDYGEQALEIVDTLTRSGSVDIIVVDSVAALVPKAEIEGEMGDQHMGLQARLMSQALRKLTGVISKSKCTLIFINQIRMKIGISFGNPETTTGGNALKFYSSIRLEVRKSESIKDKEEFVGNRVKVKVVKNKLSSPFRIAEFDIIYGEGISKVGELVDIGADMSIVEKAGTWYSYNGVKIGQGRENAKRYLKENSAVAEEITAKIMAATSQNQTVSLREVEEHADEANLSDLEG is encoded by the coding sequence ATGACTACTACTTTCAAAAAGGACTCTAATAATCAAGAAGGGCGCGATATTGCATTGAAAACAGCAATATCTGCTATAAAAAAAGCGCATGGTTCAGGAGCAATAATGGTGCTTGGCGAAGAGAGACAAGAATTTGTAGAAACTTTTCCGAGTGGATCTATAGGATTAGATATAGCACTCGGAAATGGCGGCTTTCCAAAAGGTAGGATAATCGAAATTTACGGATTAGAAAGCTCTGGAAAAACTACCATTGCGCTGCAAGCTGTAGCTGAAGTGCAAAAAAGAAATGGTGTTGCAGCTTTTATAGACGCAGAACATGCTTTCGATAGATCTTACGCCTCAAGAATCGGAGTAGATGTTGAGAATTTAGTCGTTTCTCAGCCCGATTATGGAGAACAGGCATTGGAGATCGTAGATACGTTAACACGTTCTGGCTCTGTTGATATTATAGTAGTTGATAGTGTGGCGGCTTTGGTACCTAAAGCTGAGATAGAAGGTGAGATGGGAGATCAGCATATGGGATTACAAGCACGTTTAATGAGTCAAGCTTTGAGAAAACTTACAGGTGTAATATCAAAGAGTAAGTGCACTCTTATTTTTATCAATCAGATTAGAATGAAAATAGGAATCTCTTTTGGCAATCCTGAGACAACTACTGGTGGTAATGCGCTAAAATTTTATTCTTCGATTAGGTTGGAAGTGAGAAAATCTGAATCGATAAAAGATAAAGAAGAATTTGTCGGTAATAGAGTAAAAGTTAAAGTCGTGAAGAATAAACTTTCTTCTCCGTTTAGGATAGCAGAATTTGACATAATATATGGCGAAGGTATATCTAAAGTAGGTGAGTTAGTAGATATTGGCGCGGATATGAGTATCGTGGAAAAAGCTGGAACTTGGTATTCTTATAACGGAGTGAAGATAGGGCAAGGACGCGAAAATGCAAAAAGATATCTTAAAGAGAACAGCGCAGTAGCGGAAGAGATTACTGCTAAAATAATGGCAGCTACCTCTCAAAATCAAACAGTATCCTTACGTGAAGTAGAGGAGCATGCAGATGAGGCAAACTTAAGCGATCTCGAAGGATAA
- a CDS encoding fructose-bisphosphatase class II family protein, which produces MRVDYQYFLEATVRAAIAAAKSRGKGDSKASDAAAVDEMRAYLNGLSFRSRVIIGEGVRDNAPMLFRGEVLGIDEGELCCDVAVDPLECTDCCAGNKNGAISVVAVSDIGGLLEADDVYMYKIVYAVNDAIPHEVDADTSLEDILSIVATSKGKKISELCVCILNRKRHHGIIKLLREMDVTVSLIDDGDVLASIMAVMPDFDIDIYVGVGGAPEGVISAAAIKGLGGVMHAKMLHDISSETEIDKALLKQYRNMTLSDLSKDESAVFIATGITDNAMMKGVIFEGENVITESIVIEVATSKMMKIQIKKRAK; this is translated from the coding sequence GTGAGAGTTGATTATCAGTATTTCTTAGAAGCTACCGTCCGAGCTGCTATTGCTGCAGCTAAGAGTAGAGGAAAAGGCGACAGCAAGGCATCAGATGCCGCTGCTGTGGATGAAATGCGCGCATATCTAAACGGATTGAGTTTTAGATCGAGGGTGATAATAGGAGAGGGGGTAAGAGACAATGCACCAATGCTGTTTCGAGGAGAGGTGTTAGGTATTGATGAAGGAGAATTATGCTGCGATGTTGCTGTTGATCCATTAGAGTGTACTGATTGTTGTGCAGGCAATAAAAATGGCGCTATTTCAGTAGTCGCTGTTTCTGATATAGGCGGTCTTTTGGAAGCAGATGATGTGTATATGTATAAAATCGTGTATGCAGTAAATGATGCTATACCTCATGAAGTAGATGCCGATACCTCTTTAGAGGATATTTTATCTATCGTCGCTACTAGTAAAGGGAAAAAAATTTCCGAATTGTGCGTATGTATTCTGAATAGAAAGCGGCATCATGGTATTATAAAATTACTCAGAGAGATGGATGTTACAGTGTCTTTAATAGACGATGGAGATGTGCTTGCTTCGATTATGGCTGTTATGCCAGATTTTGATATTGATATATATGTTGGTGTAGGAGGTGCACCTGAAGGTGTAATATCTGCTGCTGCTATAAAAGGACTAGGTGGAGTGATGCACGCTAAAATGCTTCACGACATTTCATCTGAGACTGAAATCGATAAAGCGCTGTTAAAACAATATCGAAATATGACACTTAGTGATTTATCAAAAGATGAAAGTGCTGTGTTTATCGCTACTGGAATTACAGATAACGCAATGATGAAAGGTGTGATATTTGAAGGCGAGAACGTTATTACTGAATCAATTGTGATTGAAGTAGCTACCTCTAAAATGATGAAAATACAGATTAAAAAGCGCGCGAAGTAG
- the glmS gene encoding glutamine--fructose-6-phosphate transaminase (isomerizing), with protein MCGIVGIFDKNIKAHSISERLCTALHFIEYRGYDSCGVAMFSSFEDIQPQLIKTVGEVKKLEMKLASSYYSSNEVSRYNIGIAHTRWATHGVVTESNAHPINVNDIYMVHNGVLENYLTLKSTLASDYQFSSGTDTEVIAALLDKEMKVSETPVAAAIATLNYLKGIGSYIAVSHRYSVMIVVCIGTPMIIGKTDDDDFYVVSDILAFPHTVTSTYHMKTDEVFCISNSERILYSKQRNGFISMDLLPFKAENITQSELGTYSTHTEKEIYEQVKIVQSIHLDIKQKLLTLNMDITQYDEIVMIGCGSSFNACNIIKELILERGISCIVSAEIASEFSIRKRHRSNNTLYILVSQSGETADTIKCLDIIGECDTLGIVNRLHSRLAKSTKYLIHVDIGVEVGVASTKSFTSHLIILSMLFGLYNNEEISKECSTIAKNIASTLELWPSIREVLLRYATVSKILIIGKGVSYYAGVECALKIKELTYIPTEAIPSGELKHGHIALVDEKTLVIAFFDEYRDKIKNNVQEVLARGGNVVAFDTNRRIDDNSTEFITFHTANTSNLPFSTPLLNAIVGQILAVAIAQMLDLNVDKPRNLAKSVTVE; from the coding sequence ATGTGCGGTATTGTAGGGATTTTTGATAAAAATATAAAAGCTCATTCAATTTCGGAAAGGCTTTGTACGGCTTTGCATTTTATAGAGTACAGAGGATATGATTCGTGTGGTGTTGCGATGTTTTCCTCTTTTGAAGATATTCAGCCACAGTTGATAAAGACAGTTGGAGAAGTTAAGAAATTAGAAATGAAATTAGCCTCCTCCTACTATAGTAGCAATGAGGTTTCGCGGTACAATATCGGTATTGCTCATACAAGATGGGCGACGCATGGTGTTGTTACTGAAAGTAATGCGCATCCAATCAATGTAAACGACATATACATGGTGCATAATGGCGTTTTAGAAAATTACCTCACTCTAAAATCCACACTTGCTTCCGATTATCAATTCAGTAGTGGTACAGATACCGAAGTCATCGCAGCATTACTCGATAAAGAGATGAAAGTAAGTGAAACTCCGGTAGCTGCTGCGATTGCGACTTTGAATTACTTAAAAGGCATAGGTAGTTATATTGCAGTTTCGCATCGCTATTCTGTTATGATCGTAGTGTGTATTGGTACTCCGATGATAATTGGCAAGACCGATGATGATGACTTTTACGTAGTATCTGATATTTTAGCATTTCCTCATACTGTGACTTCTACTTATCATATGAAAACGGATGAAGTTTTTTGCATCAGCAATAGTGAGCGAATTTTATATTCAAAACAACGTAATGGCTTTATATCTATGGATTTACTTCCTTTTAAAGCGGAAAATATTACGCAATCCGAACTTGGTACATATAGTACACATACAGAGAAAGAGATTTATGAGCAGGTAAAGATAGTACAGTCTATACATCTTGATATAAAGCAGAAGCTGCTAACTTTGAACATGGATATTACACAGTATGATGAAATAGTAATGATCGGATGTGGTAGTTCATTCAATGCCTGTAATATCATAAAAGAGCTAATTTTAGAAAGAGGCATTAGTTGTATTGTTAGTGCTGAAATTGCATCAGAATTTTCAATAAGAAAACGTCATCGCAGTAACAATACGCTTTACATTCTTGTGTCTCAATCCGGTGAGACCGCTGATACCATAAAATGCTTAGATATTATAGGAGAATGCGATACTTTAGGAATAGTGAATCGCCTGCATAGCAGATTGGCAAAAAGCACAAAATACTTGATACATGTAGATATAGGTGTGGAAGTAGGTGTTGCTTCTACGAAGAGTTTTACCTCTCATCTGATAATATTATCGATGCTGTTTGGTTTATATAATAACGAAGAAATAAGTAAAGAATGTAGTACAATTGCTAAGAATATAGCTAGTACGCTTGAGTTATGGCCTAGCATCAGAGAAGTTTTGTTGCGATATGCTACCGTAAGTAAAATACTTATCATAGGAAAAGGAGTGTCATACTATGCAGGTGTTGAATGCGCATTAAAAATCAAAGAGCTTACATATATTCCAACGGAAGCAATTCCATCAGGAGAGTTGAAGCACGGACACATCGCACTTGTTGATGAAAAAACCCTCGTGATTGCTTTCTTTGATGAATACAGAGACAAGATCAAAAACAATGTACAAGAGGTCTTAGCAAGAGGAGGTAATGTAGTAGCTTTTGATACTAATCGGCGAATTGATGATAATAGTACTGAATTCATCACTTTTCATACTGCAAATACCTCAAATCTACCCTTCTCTACTCCGCTGCTTAACGCAATTGTAGGGCAAATTCTAGCGGTAGCAATAGCACAAATGCTAGATCTTAATGTGGATAAACCGCGAAATTTAGCTAAATCCGTTACTGTCGAATAA
- the greA gene encoding transcription elongation factor GreA, with the protein MQRFLITQKGYNALKEELHRLKTIDRVSIVAAISEARSHGDLSENAEYHAAIEKQSMIESKIADLESKFSRAEVIIPNTETDVIRFGATVELESEDTPKVKMRYTIAGNYEADPEKGVISAYSPVGRSMIGRVVGDDIMINERVYIVTSVLYITD; encoded by the coding sequence ATGCAAAGGTTCTTGATTACGCAAAAAGGTTATAATGCTTTAAAAGAAGAGCTTCATCGTCTTAAGACAATAGATAGAGTATCTATAGTTGCGGCAATTTCAGAAGCAAGATCTCATGGCGATCTTTCTGAAAATGCGGAATATCACGCCGCTATTGAAAAGCAGAGTATGATAGAAAGTAAGATAGCTGATCTAGAAAGTAAGTTTAGTCGCGCTGAAGTTATAATACCTAACACTGAGACTGACGTTATCAGATTTGGTGCTACAGTGGAGCTTGAAAGCGAAGATACACCTAAGGTAAAGATGAGATATACTATTGCTGGAAATTATGAAGCGGATCCGGAAAAAGGAGTAATATCCGCCTACTCACCTGTAGGTAGATCCATGATAGGTAGAGTAGTTGGAGATGATATTATGATAAATGAGCGCGTATATATTGTGACTAGTGTATTATATATTACGGATTAA
- a CDS encoding pentapeptide repeat-containing protein: MQKNNIKKSELHLFIEEALQSGKKEIDFQKFNGGRQIKEEILSDIDFSGCVIKNLHCATSVFRNCQFDGTRFRNSHFTNCAFPDSDFSGAIIDSPSSDKHHLFNIHEKASFPSLPELNNQNNVVAQNQGFRGAFKNFREGVKNLIVGEARVKISKEELFSATTFDAKQKASPEWIFDEDLRKRHHKAVEEKRKNVAECLEELWSITNSQNNTDPHHFQKIVEKDMSAEEMKILFDAQSTIKSINTSNKVSERLLDVMQAYNTAKTELVLAENDIRKAQLQYVEEKQEDIAPKTQYSIQDEIEQGKTYKNCIFLNTHILGADAENNKETVFENCIFLNDIEVTKKFGAVKFIDCRNTIDHEAKKCIKDDITRKIEHSASIEDATINKDGDIFLSVQSDDVFLDAQEKPFLKEKVDSLTEELFSQLPEEGGRLRFTNCIGNKIEFKNSALPMKFNKVKAKNITFLDSLVPSSSFISVKADSIQIKDTKMQCGKFQKCTFGAFQAQDSNMQLVNIDKSNRIDSKIEIGSTDMGMGILAPTIDKKATVSLKKQDTLALKLHKRLKSAIKDKGIISEYKDLDKRKKLVKLYDYAKKTSQTLDAAATVGVIHETSNKIGIGTLGKATAILAGLAVKAYQARYNSKEIGDKEKAIIVAAVANEVANNIGHYTAKLALYCAVSSLAQKALGGNTELTGSLLAITAVSKEVAEKSAKTKMYDKLLEGEENPEKIFDRASRKIAVKAAAASAVLVAVATFTKIAAAGVATAAIATLTYNKIRSMYKFRVRQQQIAAQPSRIILKKSDTKSTQLIRNI, encoded by the coding sequence ATGCAAAAGAATAACATCAAAAAAAGCGAGTTACATCTCTTCATAGAAGAGGCGCTTCAAAGTGGTAAGAAAGAGATAGATTTTCAAAAATTTAATGGTGGAAGACAGATAAAAGAGGAAATATTGAGCGACATAGATTTCTCTGGTTGTGTAATAAAAAATCTACATTGCGCGACTTCTGTATTTAGAAATTGTCAATTCGATGGCACTCGCTTTCGAAATTCTCACTTTACCAATTGTGCTTTTCCAGATTCTGATTTTTCCGGCGCAATTATAGATTCACCATCTAGCGATAAACATCATCTCTTTAATATTCATGAAAAAGCATCTTTCCCCTCCTTGCCTGAATTAAATAATCAAAATAATGTAGTAGCGCAAAATCAAGGATTTAGAGGAGCGTTCAAAAATTTCAGAGAAGGGGTGAAAAATCTAATTGTAGGAGAAGCAAGGGTTAAAATTTCAAAAGAAGAATTATTCTCTGCTACAACATTCGATGCCAAACAAAAAGCTTCACCAGAATGGATTTTTGATGAAGATCTACGAAAAAGACATCATAAAGCTGTAGAAGAAAAAAGGAAAAATGTCGCAGAATGCCTAGAAGAATTATGGAGTATAACAAATTCACAGAATAATACTGATCCTCATCATTTTCAAAAGATCGTAGAAAAAGATATGTCTGCTGAAGAAATGAAAATATTGTTTGATGCGCAAAGCACTATAAAAAGCATTAATACATCAAATAAAGTATCAGAACGATTATTAGACGTGATGCAAGCATATAATACGGCAAAGACTGAACTTGTGCTTGCTGAAAATGATATAAGGAAAGCGCAATTACAATACGTAGAAGAGAAACAAGAAGATATCGCGCCTAAAACGCAATATTCAATTCAAGATGAAATAGAACAGGGAAAAACTTATAAGAATTGCATATTTCTAAATACGCATATACTTGGCGCTGATGCAGAAAATAATAAAGAAACAGTATTTGAAAACTGTATATTCTTAAATGATATTGAAGTGACGAAGAAATTCGGCGCTGTAAAGTTTATCGATTGTAGAAATACAATTGATCATGAAGCAAAGAAATGCATAAAAGACGATATCACAAGGAAAATTGAGCATAGCGCATCTATTGAAGACGCGACAATAAATAAGGATGGCGACATATTTCTCAGTGTACAAAGTGATGATGTTTTCTTGGATGCACAAGAAAAGCCATTTCTAAAAGAAAAGGTTGATTCGCTTACAGAAGAGCTTTTCAGTCAATTACCGGAAGAGGGCGGACGGTTACGGTTTACAAATTGTATTGGTAATAAAATTGAGTTCAAGAACTCTGCACTTCCTATGAAATTCAATAAGGTGAAGGCAAAAAACATAACATTCTTAGACTCGCTTGTACCAAGTTCTTCATTTATATCTGTAAAGGCCGATAGTATTCAGATCAAAGATACTAAGATGCAGTGTGGAAAATTTCAAAAATGTACCTTTGGCGCTTTTCAAGCACAAGATTCTAATATGCAACTTGTAAACATAGATAAAAGTAACAGAATAGATAGTAAGATAGAGATCGGTAGTACCGATATGGGAATGGGGATTCTAGCTCCTACTATCGATAAAAAGGCTACTGTATCGCTCAAAAAGCAAGATACTCTCGCGCTTAAATTGCACAAAAGACTCAAGAGTGCAATCAAGGACAAAGGCATTATTTCAGAATATAAGGATTTAGACAAAAGGAAGAAGTTAGTGAAATTATATGATTATGCTAAAAAAACTTCTCAAACATTAGATGCTGCCGCAACAGTAGGGGTAATTCATGAAACATCTAATAAAATTGGCATCGGTACATTAGGAAAAGCTACAGCTATACTTGCAGGACTTGCGGTAAAAGCATACCAAGCGAGATACAATTCTAAAGAAATAGGAGACAAAGAAAAAGCAATTATTGTTGCCGCTGTAGCTAATGAAGTAGCCAACAATATCGGACATTATACAGCAAAACTCGCATTGTACTGCGCAGTATCATCCCTTGCGCAAAAGGCATTAGGAGGTAATACCGAACTCACAGGAAGCTTACTTGCTATCACAGCAGTTAGCAAAGAAGTAGCAGAGAAATCTGCAAAGACTAAAATGTACGATAAATTGTTGGAAGGAGAAGAAAATCCTGAAAAGATCTTCGATCGCGCATCACGAAAAATTGCCGTAAAAGCTGCTGCTGCTTCTGCTGTACTAGTTGCTGTCGCTACATTTACTAAAATAGCTGCTGCTGGTGTTGCTACCGCCGCAATCGCTACTCTTACTTATAACAAGATAAGAAGCATGTATAAATTCCGCGTGAGACAGCAGCAGATAGCGGCACAACCTAGCAGAATTATACTGAAAAAATCAGATACTAAGTCAACGCAATTAATCCGTAATATATAA